One Argentina anserina chromosome 6, drPotAnse1.1, whole genome shotgun sequence genomic window, TCTGATATTACTCCTTTGAACTTTCACAAGTAATGGATGATCAGGAACCTCCATAACCCAAGAttggattttgtttttaacattctttacataattatatattcagtaaataaaatctaATGAACTTTAGGaaccacccccccccccccccccagaaTCTACCTGTATGCTTTGCCTAGTTTCTCCAACCACTAAATACCAAGAGGACCAGGCTTACAAAGAAGAAATTCATTTCCAAGTTATCAACTTTAATTTTTACCATTATATCAAGCACAGTCTATTAAAGTCTACATCTTCCAGGGTTGTTAAATTGCATTATCATGGTGACTGGGAacaattttactttttttggaCAAAATTTTTGTACTTTACATGACTGTAATTCATCAGCTTAAACTCCTATGCATTTTGTCATCTTTTCCGACCTGAGACAGTCTTCTTCACAGCACCCACTGAGACCAAAAATTGATCGAGAGATGATAAAGTCTTCATGTCATCTGGAGGGAAGTAGCTAGCCGCCTTTCCCATTAGGGATgtgaagagaagagagagtgAAGGCCGAGTTGCATAAGGTTCATCCAAAAGATCATCCAGAAAGCCAAATGCAGCTAGGAAGTCAGACCTGCTCGCATTAACTGGTGCAGCAAAATGAGCAGGGATTATTCTCTTGAACCTCCAGTCCCGTGAAATTCTATCGATCCAATCCCTGACCTGAATAGTTAAGATGGAAAAACTGTTACATCTTGAATTGCTTTGGTTTTTTTTGTCACAGAAACATTGATCCAAGGGGCATCATCAGCTAGCCTATGAGATAGTTTTAGTTACGCATGCTAGGTTTCATCGTTTCACTAATTAACTGGTATACACTGTATATCAATAGGCAACGCCAACTAAATACAAAAGATGTACAAGCACAGAAATTTGCATTCAAATGATAAAACTACCTTTTCTGGAACTTTGCTGAAGACCAGAGTCTTCACAATGGGTGAGACAATCAGCTTTTGTGACATCTGGGAGAAGCTAGCCTTAGGTTCCAACAGGTTTGATGGaccaagaaacaaaatttgcAGAACCATTCTTTCCCAACCTAAACATAGAAAAAGAGTACTCTTTAGTATATTTTCACGAACCGTACATAGATAAGAGTTGAGAACAAATTTTTTGATTCAATTGTAATATATTTTCTGGTCAATGATTCAAACGTAAGATAGATATTCAACCTTTTTGACGGTTCATCTTGTTGTCTATTACTGGTTCATCAGATACTTCTTTTCCTTTACTTAGAATTTTCACAGCCAAACCATTCTTTGCAGATGCCAGCAACGATTCTTTGCTAATACAAGCAGGTGGCTGTCTTGGCACAAAAATTACAGCATCTGTTACCAGTAGAGTTCTTGAAGGCTTATGATAGAAAGCTACCTCCACATAGGGTCCAATACCTGGCAAGGTCACCAGCAAATGAGTGGAATTCATAAAACTGAAGTCTCAGATATTACTTTTGCACATCATATTACCAACTTCTGGGGAGCTTAGAACTTTCTGCTCAATTTCATTGGCCCATGGGGTGGAAAAATCTTCGTCTTGTAAGGTTTTAGCACGAAAGATCCCAAAGAACTCCAGTGGCAGATTCAAAGGCCAACTCCACTGCCTCGGTGCCACCCATACCTGAGCTCGAGGGAACTCTCTAGAAAATGGACCAACAAATATTTTGTGCTCATAAGCAAAGGTAGGCAGTACTATGTATTCTACCGGTGCTCCTAACTCTTTCAGAAGCTGGAAAGATACAATAACACTCATAAGAAACACATCTTTTATTATCATTTATTCATTGACTAGAATTATAACCAAAATCTAACCTGAATGCACTCCTTGGTTGGAGCAATGGGTGCATGGACCCATAATCCTCCAGATTTAAGCTTCACTACTGTCATCCTGATGTTTGTTGACACACTGCTGAAACCTAATGCTtgctcttgctcaaataaccATATGGAGCCTTTCACGGCCTGATACCAACAATGAAATGAAACAAAGAAGTCAGTGTAAAACCAATGAGTAGGTATTTGATTTGTCATTCCGAATTTCAGATTACATAGTCTGTACATAACTTGTTTTAggattgagtcataaaaagATTATATGCACCCATTTTTTCGATAACCTTCAGCATCCCATTATTCTTTGGCATAGTAGCCCAAACCCATTCAAACTAAAGTTGCAGCAAAGTGCACAGAACGTACCGCAATCAACAAGAAATACTCGAGTAATGAACTTCAAAGCGTCTCTTTTTAATGATCACAAACTGATAAACTGTTATAAACATTGCTTGAACAAAGcaagtgaaaattttcacaTGATAAAGATAGAAGCTTTTCAAAAGTACCAAATTGTTAAGCATTCATAGCTAAAAACAATCACAGATGGGTTCAATATGTTAAATGAAGAAGCCACAGAAGAAGCTGACCTCAGTCCTAGTAGTGCTCCTATTGAGAAAAGGGCCCAGAGGAAAAGGAAAACCAGTAAAGTTTATGTAAAACCGGTCGCCTCCTGACCTCGTGCTACTGATGCCTTCTCTAGTGGTCTGTTTGGCTGAAGCAACAACCAAATTAGCGGCATCTTTGTTCTTGTTTCTGGGTTTCAATTGCAAAGTAAGACCCTTCAAGGAATTACCAAGAAAGCCAGAACCGAGTTCTCTGTGAGAGATTGGCTTCTGCAAGATGGTGGATTTTGGTGAAGAAACAGTGATGGCTGCCATTGCTTCCGGAAATTTGGTCAATATTTTGCCATAAACGAACTGAACTCACTCAGAGAGTCAGAGTGGAGTTATGTTTCTACACCTTATTGCTTATTTCCAATTCCAGGCTATCCTTTAGACACGTGGAGGATCTAGTATGACATGGAGTTTTCTGGAATTTAAGATTTATTGTGGATGATGGGAAACAAATTATACCGAGGGTTTATAAAGAAAAGTGAGGATCCTCAAGACTTGGATAACTGAGGAACTACCTACTTCACTTTCATCCCAGTTGCATTTCGCAGATAACAAAACTGGGGCTTAGCCGCTTAGGTACCCTCTAGAATCAAGTTTTTGCCAAcaaattacaatttacaaaCCAACTTTATGGAGAGATAAACAAGCATAATTGGTTGATATATGTATCTCATGTTCAGTATCAGACTACCAGCAATAGAGCCAGGTTGAACTGCAGGGCTGCAGGCATAGAActataaattatattaaaCTGACGCAAACTCTCCATACATACAAGAACCTTGTCCGGGCTGATTTACCTATCTGCTGGCAGATTATGGTACTGCTGCATCTACAACTTGAGCAAAACTTGCGAAGCTAACACGCCTTGAGCCAACGTCTAAAAAGAACTGAATGATTCCAGCAAGATGAAGAGCAGCGGTAAAGGAGCATCTTGGGAGTAGGTAAAGTCGTCGAATTGCAAAGTAAACACACGGAGAAGAGGCACCTTCATTTAGAAGCAAACTTATATTCATGGTGCTTGAATACAAGCAGTCCATAGTACCTCAGGTGATGATTTCTCTCACAAGCCAATCCAAACTGGGATATGCAAAATACAAGATAAGAAATGACGGGAGAGCAAACAGCACTGTGATAAGTATGTACAAGGCCAATATGGCTGCACTGGCCGGTATTGCATATAAGATGATCAGAAGAAATATGACAACCAGAGGGAACTTTGCCGTCAAATGAAGGAAGAAAAACAGTGACTTTCGAAGGGAGGAACACAAGCGCTCCATACTAAGGTAATTATTGATGATGCCATGATTATGATTTAACCCTGGTGGCTCAGGATGACGAATATGTTGTCCCCTCCTGTGGTTCAGTTGACTTCCTGTGGATACAGTTCCATTCACCGGCCAGGCTGGTTGATTATCACCGGAGCAGGCAGAATGAGACTTCACTCTATCACCATTCATGCTTTCAACCATCCATAGAAGAAAGTAGTTTTTGCGAGGAAATTTCAGGTTTCCCCTGTAAACCAGACGAAAGGATAACAGATTGCACCATGGGCAGGAGATAAAAAGCGGAAGCTGAATTGGTAGAGTGGGGAACTTGACAACAGCCCATTGCAGACCCAAAATGCAATTTTTACAAAGGGTATGGCCGCACCACAAAACGTAGGGCACATTTTCAACAATATTGAATGATTCCCAGCATATTGGGCACTCTAGTCCTTCCTCTCTTCCAACACCAGAAGAACCCTCATCATCGGAACAGCATTCAGAAGTACCTTGTGTTGGCCTTAAAGAGTCATTTTTTAATCCAACATTTCCAGCTATGCAACTGGACGCAAAATTCCACATTTTGACCACAACAGGTGTGTTCACTAACACATTACCACTAGCTTCAAGTGCGTACTAGAATAATTGACCAAGAGCACTGAAGATACCCTACGTCAATAACAACAGCCAAGAGCATGCATTTCTAGAATGCAAACCTGAAGATGATACACATGGTAGTAAGATTAACACGCAAATAAACAAATCACATTATCTTATTTACATCTAGTTACCTTTACGAGTTCAATTAACAAGCCACACGTACAAATGCAAAGCTCGACGAGAAAGGAACAAAACTACTGCAGCTCCTCAGTAATTACATGACTAGACTAGTAGACCATGCTTATAAGTGAACAAAAACACACATTCAGATCGAAAATACAGCAATTACAAATTTCTAGCTCATTACCCAATTCATCAAGTTATTCAAGTAATCAGAACTCAACAGTAATTATAACCCAATAACCAATTAACCAACCAACGATCAACACCTCAAAACATTCATAGTCTCATATCCCTCATAGAAAAAGAAACCAAATTTACATGAACACGAagaaagatcaaaactttaaGGCAGGAAAGAAAAACCCATCTTGCAAATTACAAGTCTGTAAACAAAGAGGACATCGAAAACCAAAAGTGAAAGAGAGGGCGATCTTACTCAGTGATTGCGCGGCAAAATCAGCATGGGAGAGAGATGGGGAGAGTTCACAAAACcctcaatctctctctctctctctctctctctctctctctctctcaatctcAAAATGTCAATCTGAGTTTCGCTGTGAACACAAATTGAGATTGAAATGAGATCAAGGGGTTTGATTTTGGGGGAATTGAATAATGAATAGAGAGTAATCCAAGGATGGAGCGGTGCCCGTGTGTGATCCAAGTGGCTCGGTTTAAAGTGGACGACAGCGACCCTCAATTTCTAACGTCGGCATTTGCAGTTTTGGGCTTCTTGTTGTGTCGGGATCAGAAGATCACAGAAGCCCCTACGTTAAAGGCCCAAATCACTGACATGATTCCTATGGAGATTAGGACTCTCTCTCACTAACTTTTCAAGGCTTTAGATTGCTTCACTTCCTTGTAGTACAATTCATCGTTTGGTGTTGTTGGTTCTTAGATGTCGATGAAACTTTCCCCATATTTCTTAGTAACAGATCGATTTGTTCTCCTGAGTCCTTATACATACTTACTACAATCTCTCATATTCGTTTCTCTCACTCTCAAGTGAAAAACTCAAAACGTAGACGTTTGagatatttgttgaaggcatATGAACTTCAAAAACTTCATCGAAAATCGTATGAGTATTAGCTAGATAGTAAGTAGGAATCATATTATTAAGCTCATGTAGAAGATGGAGGTTTATATTTTTCTGGGTCCATTGTATTGGGCACTCTATTTATTAAACTTGGCGACACATGCATTATTGTTGTATCATTTTGCAGTGTTGGAAGCATGGGTCCATATGTTTGTTCTTAATGACTGAGTTAAGAACTTGAGATGTACCCAATTAAAGCTTTCGCAACATCGTCGACGTATAACTTAATTGATGTTTCTATGACTTTTCAGTTTCTAGGCCAACATAACACATATATGCATTTTCCACCAATGAAAGATAATAGGCTCTCGATGGCTTTCCCTAATTAGAAAATCGAGCGTGCCATTTGCCATTTTGCCTAGGTCTAATTAGGTATTTAATTACAAGCACCAGACCACGTTTGGTCGATTGTTATACAAGTTAATCAAGCCGATCAGTGGTTCATATCGTCAATGGGGAAGGCTCTCATGCATGCACTGAAGTAACATTTTCCAAACACTGGGAAACTAGAAACCTAATATAGGTACTTGGTCACACCATATCAAATCTATTAtgtcctctctctttttttcttaacaTGTTGTGATCAAAATTGTTTGGTTTATTCCTCCATCAATTGATATAAGTAACGCATGGATGATATATAACTAGCTGATTTATCTTGATTAAAATGGGGTGGAGTGATCAACCAAACGGCAAAGGAGCTGTTTTTTCTTTAGATTAAGTAAACATTGTACAAAACCAAATGCAACAAAAGCAATAAATAAGGCGATAGATCTATcctaagtaattttatttcgttagaaacaaagaataaCTTGGAATACTGGAGAGAGAAGAAATAACCAATGGAGGGAATTCGTTTGCTTTAGACCACAAAGCTACGATCAAATCAACGGACGTGATATTGGGGCTTTGACAATTAAATTCAAGGTGCGAATGGCCTGGATAGACGACTGTGCCACTTGATAGTGAATAACTATTACTAAAACCCGCGCCCTTTCTTTACAAGAACCATCATGCATTTCAGAATCCAAAGCACTTTCATCATACACCATGTTCCCACACAAAAAGAAGCCAACCCTTTGATCTCCAAGATCAACAAAGGCATATGACCTTTTACCAATGTTGGACATTAAGACACTAACAGGGTAATTACAAAACAGAACTGAGTCTCTTAAGACGATTATACTGCCATCATCAAGTGAACATAACCAAGACACATGTATCTTGGCCCGACCATGATGCGAAAACATGAGATGCCCACCATCTTTCAAGTCCAAGATCAAACCCCTTCCAACAAAGGGAAATCCCTTGCCACCGAACAAGGAAGCCATCTCTATCCATTTCTTTTCCTTGTCATTCACGTCAAAACACATGATGGGAAAGTTGGAGGATGACTCTAGTGACGCCACACTGAACTCCAAAACCCGAGACCAAGATCTTGGTGCCAACAACACCACAAGCCCCAATTCAGCAGCACTCACATATGAATATGAAACGTATTCACGTTGCTTACTCCCTAATCCCTCTAGGTAGAATGGAGGATCTGGCAGAGCCTCACACAGAACAGAACCGCTGTTGTACAGCTCGAATGTGGGCTGTTCAACAGGAGGACCTATGGCGGGTTCACCTGCGAGACAATAGATTTTTCCGTTTAAAAAAGCAGGGGATCTGGTTTCGCCTTCTGGAAACTCAAATCATGCTTTTGCCAACTACTATAAACATCTCCAGAAGGCACAAGTGTCACATCTTTAAGTTCTGGTGGTACAACGGTACAACCACGCCACCAGCAAAGATGATTTGGGAGCCAGTGGCACAGCAACCCATATACTCTGGGATTCTTGCCGCCTCGCCACCCAGCTGCTGGGAACGTTCTCCCCAATGCAGAGCCAAGCCCGCTGGCGCAATTGTGATTTCGGTTTATCTTTTGAGGACCAACACTCGCACTTGATTATTTTTTCAGTATCAAAATTACTGCAGGAGCATGCGGTTAACTCGGACAATTTGATGGTGCGGATGACATAAGCACTCCTTCTCCTTCGCATCACTGCTATCAGTCCACTGAGTCGGAAGTAGCTGAAAAGGTGGCATGCAGCATGCTGCTGGTAATTTACATAGCCACCATATCCGGCCTGCGGAAGCATCATATTCTTCGGGATAAATGTGGACCCAGCACCACAACCATCATACCACTGCGTCTGGATTGGTTGTTCGGAATCAGTCAAGAAAAGAAATGTGAAAATACATCAAAGTGCCAAGAAGGATAAAAGGTCTGAATAAACAACCTGTTGGATCGTAAGACTAGGCCCAGCATGCTGGTAATTTTGATATCCACCATACCCTCCTTGATACATGTCACAACATTGAGTGAGAGGCATGTCTGTACTCTTTACACGTGTATTCGGGTAAGCAGCTGCACAGGATGAGCAAATAAGCACCGGTCTATATATGCAGTTTAAGGATTGCATATGCACACGTTCAGAAACACATACGCACAGTTTTGCATGCAAGACCAATTAACATTTCCCCAATCAAGTAGCTTTTTAATGGAAAGGAAATACCGAAATAGTAATTTGAAAACACCAACAGTTCAATATTTATGGCTACCTCAACACAAATTATACTGTAATGGATGCAAAGAAAGGGGCATGATGTGGTATAACATACATAATTTTAGAAAAATTATGAGCAAATGAAATGCGTGGGCAGCAACAAGTTTAATAAATGCTGATCAAAATCAATTGACTGCCATAGAAACCTTAAAAATACAATTCGATAAAATATTGAAACCATATATGGTATCACCATCAGATAAGTTGGTGTATAGTTCAGGATAATGCAGAAATAAGTCTAGAATAGATACCTTCTGTCACAACTCCGAAATTTCGAGTGATAAACTCGAtatcgaagtcatgaaaaaaaaactttaaaacaatcttaaatatattgaaatcatcttatagtcacagTGTATCGTAACTGAATTCATAGTACGTCTcagtcgatttgattattacaaaaccagtttataattcaagtatgataacaaatgaaaatgtaaaatctacaatcctcaccacaaatagaaataacaaacttcgaaaatcttcagagtagccTTCTAATTCtgttaatccacacatgcagaaGTATCCCATAcatcatcgaataggtgcactgggattataaacacaaacccggtaagttttgcaggtcgtatgagtaaaccaataatataacacacatagtacacaaaagaaaatacagataacatttaaatataaatgcactcataagaCACCGAACGGTCCATCTGGATGTCCAAtgatatctgaaaatatgtgtactcatgagacattggcaACTCATCTGTTTTCCCAAATTACATtcataatacgggtactcatgagacataggtactcatttgttacccctcatgcagtacaccgtcAGATactaggcaacccatttgttacctaatatcataaatatatgggtactcatgagacccaggcaacccatctgttactcctcatgcagtacaccggcagatagactagagctctaactgaatcgtaactgtcacccggcTAAGGCTTGGTTATgatactgccaacacgtctgaagacagaaaaaaacGTTTTCACAATACTCaaagttaaaatcacgtacaataaccatccacacatgttattgtacaacaaccaagcgactcttgctcaaataaaataaatatagttgtcaTCGTacaactcatttggaaataagaacgtaacagtatataatataacaacccatatatatgtatcgtatttaccatttatacacatacacaacctactatatcatatacatgtcatagttcaatcttttaaataaaacgtaaatatgagtcaccgccaagggtagtctcgtcatagtgagatttacttacCTTATTTTCCttagcgtaatttccacatcACTAAAAGCAAATCATTAACTCGTtttgtcggtcacctaattgTATAATAAACTAGTTAGAAACATTACGTAAGACTTCAGATGCCAAAACAGTACAActgtttactgttcagcaaattACGATTTTTACTTAATTACCGTTCACAAATTATTGTTCATTGTATTTACTGTTTGCgtagttactattcactgaTCACTGTTCAAAagttactattacaattttactatacataaattacttttacaaaattactgttcagaaTTTTCTGTTCACGTGCCACCCTTCGGCAGCCACGCATGGTGCTCACGTGCCGCCCACAGTGGGTGCACGTGGTTGTCACGCGGCACATCAAAACAcgcgcgtggcttgcccaccaCCGCCCAAAACTcactcctctcctctcctcctcactTCCACGACCTAATGCCGTCTCCCTGCCACTTTAAAACctctcacgcgccgccacaaaCGGCCACACGCGCCACTCCACCACCTCTGGTCAAAACTAAACTAAACAACAAACATCCAACATGAAAAGTGAGAAGCATCAGGAGGAGATCACAACCGTACCTTCAGCTCATCCAAAGCGGCCGGAAACCGCCACAAGGTCTTGGATCGAGGAGAGGAGATCAGAGCTGCTGCTGCTCGATTCGAGCCTCATCGCCGGTGGAATCGTGTCGAGGAGGAGGATAGAGGACTCGCAGTCGTGACCTCAAGCTCCTGTGACGCCGGCGACGTCGAGTTCGACAGAGCCAACACTGTGCTTCGTCGAGCGCGGCTAGAGCTCCTCCCGGGGTGAGTCGTCGTCACCACCGATCGATGTGTCGTGGCCGTGCGGTTCTAATGACACCGGCGGTGTGGTGCACGGTGGCCGGTGGAGGGAGATCGCTGGTGAGAGGAGAGACGATGGGAGAGAGGATcgggggagaggagagagaggttgcagggtgagagagagagagagtttcatgttttggaaactagagttttccaaaaatttccttttatacaattttcaaaatcagaaaccaacTTGCATCGATAATAACTTCcacatacgacgtccgattaagatgtgtgacatgtccacgaactcgtatcgacgagctcttcaacttccgtgaatgaagttttcggagATGAGTGACAAAAGAAAAGTCAACTCTCAAGTCACataaaacgtaacgtttttccaatttaaatttctgaagtcggtttcatttcatttgacatcaacaagggaatgAAAAATGCGACTTTATTCAAATTCCAAGTTAGATAACTTACAAGAATTATAGGAAGCGAACCCGAAAATTCAGGGTATTACACCTTCACGTTCAGAATCACCCGCAGCTCACTTTTTAGTAACAACAGGAGGTAGTCTATCCTTGAAGAGCTCGATCACCTTCTTGGCATCCAATTTCTCTCCTACCCTATCATAACCAAAGAAATAGCACCGCTCGTAGGCGTAATCTGAGCGCCACCTTGTACCGTAACCGTCAGTGTCCCAGCTCAGGGAAAATCTCTGACCATTGTAGTTGCGCATCAGCATGCCGTTGTAGAATTCCAAGACAAAGTTAGCAGTCTTGTGAGAAGCAAACTCGACAGAGCTACAAATCTCACAAGCTACCTTCATGTCCTCGATTTTGCATCTATGCAAAACCGTTGCAGCCAAAACCTACAATCACCGAATAACCTCATATATAATGTGATTCGGCAGCAATTTTCTGGTGAAAACCTAATGAACCAAGCGAAAAAGGAATTcaagtacatatatacatattaattaaaaatataatatacatTTGCGTTCTCATAGAAGCAGTTGAAGAGATAAACAACATCCATCATCGGCAGCAAGCCGTCGACGCGCAGAGAGCGAATCTCATCGGCCGCCGTCGTGGACTCCTGAGAATTCggcatggctttggaattaaGATCTCCGATTAGGgtttgttctttctttctttctttttgaaaacGAAATGTCTGTCTATTACTCTATTATGCCGCAAACAATCTAACGCATTCGATGAGGATAAAACGACTCGGACTATGTAGGTATGAGAGCCTTCTCATGTCTTGGGCTGGGCCTCCGGTAAATCACAACATTCCAGTAATCCAGTCCAATGCCAAGGAACATAACaggaatatatatacactttaGTGAGCTGGCCGCGCTATGCACCGGCTTCTATGACTTGCATTTTAATGAAAAATTGTTCAAAATGTCACCAATGAACAACTAAGATTTATTTACTACTTATTTGTTCATCATGGTATATATTGTAAGAGAGAAGATAGTTGGTGATTACAAAGGATGTCGTGAGCGTATATTAATTTGTACATATTGTTGCTAAAAATAGTAGTTGAATTGAGTAACCATAATTAGGAAGTAATTATATAACATTAATTGAAGTTACACAGTCATATCTACAAATACATTACTAAcataaatgtcatttttacATTCCAAAAGAAAGAACTTGGAGTGCT contains:
- the LOC126797678 gene encoding uncharacterized protein LOC126797678, which produces MAAITVSSPKSTILQKPISHRELGSGFLGNSLKGLTLQLKPRNKNKDAANLVVASAKQTTREGISSTRSGGDRFYINFTGFPFPLGPFLNRSTTRTEAVKGSIWLFEQEQALGFSSVSTNIRMTVVKLKSGGLWVHAPIAPTKECIQLLKELGAPVEYIVLPTFAYEHKIFVGPFSREFPRAQVWVAPRQWSWPLNLPLEFFGIFRAKTLQDEDFSTPWANEIEQKVLSSPEVGIGPYVEVAFYHKPSRTLLVTDAVIFVPRQPPACISKESLLASAKNGLAVKILSKGKEVSDEPVIDNKMNRQKGWERMVLQILFLGPSNLLEPKASFSQMSQKLIVSPIVKTLVFSKVPEKVRDWIDRISRDWRFKRIIPAHFAAPVNASRSDFLAAFGFLDDLLDEPYATRPSLSLLFTSLMGKAASYFPPDDMKTLSSLDQFLVSVGAVKKTVSGRKR
- the LOC126797679 gene encoding uncharacterized protein LOC126797679; translation: MWNFASSCIAGNVGLKNDSLRPTQGTSECCSDDEGSSGVGREEGLECPICWESFNIVENVPYVLWCGHTLCKNCILGLQWAVVKFPTLPIQLPLFISCPWCNLLSFRLVYRGNLKFPRKNYFLLWMVESMNGDRVKSHSACSGDNQPAWPVNGTVSTGSQLNHRRGQHIRHPEPPGLNHNHGIINNYLSMERLCSSLRKSLFFFLHLTAKFPLVVIFLLIILYAIPASAAILALYILITVLFALPSFLILYFAYPSLDWLVREIIT